DNA sequence from the Bradyrhizobium sp. CIAT3101 genome:
AGCCGAAATGTGTAGCGCTTTCCATCCTCGCTGATCGTCCATGAGGTCGCGAGGACCGGCTTCGGATTGAGGTCGTAATCATAAGCCAGCAGCCCCTCGTTGATCTTGGTCCCGATCGTCTGCCCCGTTCCTGACGACGTGTTGATCGCGATGATTGCCGATGGATCCGGATAATAGACCCAATTCAGCGTACCGCCCGTAACCGGATTGGTCGCACCTCTTGCGGACGACAGCAGCGCGGTGGCGCCAGTGGCAAGCAATCCAGCATTGAACGTCCGGCGATCGAGCCCCATCACGCTTCTCCGTCTTTGCGCCTCACGAACAACAGGTCTCACCTGTTGCTTGTCGCCTCCATGTTAGGCACGTGCGCGGAGAATTTGCTTTTGTTGTTTCAAGCGCCAACGCGCGCTGGTTCACGCGAGCCGATGCGGGTGCAGCAGCAAAATTTTCATTACGCGATCCGGCACGTCGCGGGATTGATTGTCCGATCCTTCGGTGAATTATTGTCTCGATGACACACGCGAACGCGGGCGATCAGCATGAATAAATTCTCGCGCAGGCAAATTGCCAAGGCGTTGTTGGCCTCCGGCGTTGCCGCCGGTAGTATCGCGCCCCGACGATTGTTTGCAGCCGAAGAGCCGAGGCGCGGCGGAACGCTGAACGCCGTGATTCAGCCCGAACCTCCGATTCTCGTGAGTCTGACACACACCGCCGGGCCGACCACGCGCGTCAGCGCGAAAGTCACCGAAGGGCTCGTGACGTTCGACCTCGACTTCAATCCGCGACCTCAGCTCGCGACGGCCTGGCAAATCAGCGAAGACGGGCTGCACTACCGATTCGAGCTGCGGCGCGGCGTGAAATGGCACGACGGCAAGGACTTCACCTCGGCGGACGTCGCCCACTCTATCGAGCTGCTGAAGCAGCATCATCCGCGCGGACGCGGCACGCTTTCATCGGTGCGGGAGGTCCTCACCCCCGACCCGCATGTTGCGGAGATCGTGCTCGACAAGCCGGCGCCGTACCTGCTCGCGGCGCTCACCGCCTCGGAATCGCCGATCGTTCCACGCCACGTCTACGAAGGCTCCGATCCCCTCGCCAATCCCAACGGCCGCGCACCGATCGGAACCGGCCCCTTCGTGTTCAAGGAGTGGAAGCAGGGCAGCCATATCCTGCTCGAGCGCAATCCGAACTATTGGGATCCGGGCAAACCGTATCTCGACCGCATCGTCATTCGCTTCATCGCCGACGCAAATGCCCGCGCCGTGGCGCTCGAGACCGGAGAAATTCACTACGCGCCCGACACGCCGGTGCCTCTCGGCCAGATCGAGACACTCAAGGCCAATCCGAACCTCGTGATCGAAACGCGCGGTTACGACTATCAGCCGATCGTCTACCGGCTCGAGTTCAATCTCGCCAATCCCTATTTCGCCAAGCCGGAGGTGCGCCGGGCCGTCGCCCATGCCATCGACCGCGACGCGATCGGCCGCGTCGTGTTCTATGGCTGGAGCGAGAATGCGCCGGCTGCCATCAGCCCCGCTCTGAAGCAATTCTACAACCCGGACATTCCCCGGCACGACTTCGACCCGAAGAAGGCCGAAGCCCTGCTTGACGCGG
Encoded proteins:
- a CDS encoding ABC transporter substrate-binding protein, with the protein product MNKFSRRQIAKALLASGVAAGSIAPRRLFAAEEPRRGGTLNAVIQPEPPILVSLTHTAGPTTRVSAKVTEGLVTFDLDFNPRPQLATAWQISEDGLHYRFELRRGVKWHDGKDFTSADVAHSIELLKQHHPRGRGTLSSVREVLTPDPHVAEIVLDKPAPYLLAALTASESPIVPRHVYEGSDPLANPNGRAPIGTGPFVFKEWKQGSHILLERNPNYWDPGKPYLDRIVIRFIADANARAVALETGEIHYAPDTPVPLGQIETLKANPNLVIETRGYDYQPIVYRLEFNLANPYFAKPEVRRAVAHAIDRDAIGRVVFYGWSENAPAAISPALKQFYNPDIPRHDFDPKKAEALLDAAGLPRGADGTRFKVFHDYMPYSETYQQLGAYTRQALANIGIGVTLRAQDVPTWFKRTYTNRDFDFMSNGMSHSFDPTVGVQRLYWSKNFKPGVPFSNGSGYSNPEVDRLLEAAAVESDPAKRRELFRAFQVIIATDLPDINLVTGANLTIANRKLRNHTVTIDGPSANFADVWLQA